From the genome of Uranotaenia lowii strain MFRU-FL chromosome 1, ASM2978415v1, whole genome shotgun sequence, one region includes:
- the LOC129759612 gene encoding uncharacterized protein K02A2.6-like, protein MTRLLHTAQMCIEKLFVYGESLDKFIQRLRDQGRLCGYGEALDMRITEQVFDNSNSDALREVILKKKLMTVQEIAEEGRILETLKVNKELLKKPTDENAIGQVRRNKEEHCYRCGEQGHFANNKKCPAMSEFCKKCNRKGHYAKQCKTKYKSAGEQSRSKNRVRQVRCSDKSSSSGSDSEESDNQLAQVYAAELASDVVTCFVGGVKLNWVVDSGAHVNVINRETYKLFRKNGCIMTKSERSSKELKVYGDGRLKVYKVIKIDIATKSKTVHHEIYVVETRRGAKLLSKKTSMELGLLEIHGEIFNIGKPCEPSIGKLKHVQVEIKIDSAIPPVQQSCRRLPIPLQPLVDEKLESLLKQDVIEPAPLDITWASPLVVTPKDGGRDVRICVDMRKANKAIIPEKHPLPTFEEIMPHLDGCKLFSKIDLVKAFHQIELAPNSRDITTFVTQDGYYRYKRLMFGMKVAAEIFQRCIERVLKGLKGVKVFIDDILVYASSKGEHDIRLKAVLNRLKEFGFTINEAKCEYGKSSVVFMGHLLSNKGILPSDDKVSAIKNFRRPQNATEMRSFLGLANYVGRFIPNLSTLSTPLRDMTIKNTKFRWNSAAKTAFTQIKEALANPKHLAYYGTQYPTILVTDASDTGLGAVLLQVVRSKPRPISYASKSLSKTEKKYSTLDKEALAIVWATEPYEMYLRGLDFTIVTDHKPLVKIFSESSKPNQRQERWVLRMQSFRYSIVYSPGETNIADPLSRLSECDIAKTFDKQTEHVLSAIVEVTKPTALTMSEIIRQSQEDEQIQCVRRALLDGDWNSVPKGFLPFKTELCSVKDVLLRANKIVIPEGLRAGVLDLSHVGHPGKEKMKRRLRAAVWWPGIDVDVEKKCRRCVECLMVSLPNKPEPLRIRELPSTAWFHLSADFLGPLPNGKYIFVLVDLYSRFVIAEFMTRTTSADVIRFLKQVFTRMGLPTVLTTDNAKNFSSQELKDYCVDFGIKLSHTTPYWPSANGEVERQNRSLLKVLKISQQKGTNLEEALQEYLYMYSVTPHSVTGVAPATLVFGRRFRDLFPHWNEVEPLDEEMRDRDNIIKHQTKESRDRRVGAKEASIQVGDEVLMKNTLPRNKLSPTFLPTPTTVTTKHGSSITVKAPSGQEYTRNSSHLKLIPRTQEERNPVSSDAFEAEEWNKESSGSSRSRPTRITSAPKKFEDYIMQPEDSVFE, encoded by the exons ATGACGCGGTTGCTCCATACGGCACAGATGTGTATCGAGAAGCTGTTCGTTT ATGGCGAATCTCTTGATAAGTTCATTCAGCGACTCAGAGACCAGGGACGTCTTTGTGGCTATGGTGAAGCTCTGGATATGCGCATAACCGAGCAAGTGTTTGACAATAGTAATTCGGACGCATTAAGAGAAGTGATTCTTAAAAAGAAACTCATGACAGTTCAAGAGATCGCAGAGGAAGGTCGAATCTTGGAAACATTAAAAGTGaataaagaacttttgaaaaagccGACTGATGAAAACGCTATCGGCCAAGTACGAAGAAACAAAGAAGAACACTGCTATAGATGTGGTGAACAGGGCCATTTTGCCAACAATAAAAAGTGCCCAGCTATGTCGGAATTCTGTAAGAAATGCAACCGCAAGGGACATTATGCGAAACAgtgtaaaacaaaatataaaagtgCTGGGGAGCAATCGCGAAGCAAAAATAGGGTCCGACAAGTGAGATGTAGTGACAAATCGAGTTCCTCGGGATCTGACTCGGAAGAATCCGACAATCAGCTAGCTCAAGTATATGCAGCTGAGTTAGCATCGGACGTGGTGACGTGTTTCGTGGGGGGAGTTAAACTTAATTGGGTGGTTGACTCTGGGGCTCATGTGAACGTGATAAACCGGGAAACTTATAAACTATTTCGAAAAAATGGATGTATAATGACCAAATCGGAGAGGTCATCTAAAGAACTGAAAGTGTACGGTGATGGAAGACTAAAAGTGTATAAAGTGATTAAAATCGATATTGCTACAAAGAGCAAAACAGTGCATCATGAAATCTACGTAGTAGAAACGAGAAGAGGAGCTAAGCTTCTGAGCAAGAAAACATCGATGGAGCTAGGACTACTGGAgatccatggcgaaattttcaaCATCGGGAAACCTTGTGAGCCATCCATTGGCAAGCTCAAACATGTACAGGTGGAAATAAAGATTGACAGTGCGATTCCTCCAGTTCAACAGTCCTGTCGTCGACTTCCAATACCGCTTCAACCTTTGGTGGATGAGAAATTGGAAAGCCTATTGAAGCAAGACGTAATCGAACCCGCACCTTTGGATATAACGTGGGCTTCTCCATTGGTGGTAACGCCGAAGGACGGTGGTCGAGATGTACGAATCTGCGTGGACATGCGAAAAGCCAACAAAGCAATTATTCCAGAAAAGCATCCATTGCCAACGTTCGAGGAAATAATGCCCCACTTGGACGGCTGTAAGTTATTCAGTAAAATAGATCTCGTGAAAGCATTCCACCAAATCGAGCTTGCTCCCAACTCACGGGACATAACGACCTTTGTTACTCAAGATGGCTACTATCGCTACAAAAGGTTAATGTTTGGAATGAAGGTCGCAGCTGAAATTTTCCAGCGTTGTATAGAGCGAGTGCTAAAAGGGTTGAAAGGAGTCAAGGTTTTTATTGACGACATTCTGGTGTACGCATCAAGTAAAGGCGAACACGATATCCGACTGAAGGCAGTACTAAACCGACTAAAGGAATTTGGATTCACGATAAACGAGGCCAAGTGCGAATACGGAAAATCATCCGTTGTATTCATGGGTCACCTGCTATCAAACAAAGGTATCCTTCCATCGGACGATAAGGTGAGtgccattaaaaattttcgacgACCTCAAAATGCTACCGAAATGCGAAGCTTTTTGGGTTTAGCCAATTATGTCGGTAGATTCATACCAAATCTATCGACATTAAGCACCCCACTTAGAGACATGACAATCAAAAACACGAAATTCCGATGGAATTCAGCAGCCAAAACTGCTTTCACACAAATCAAAGAAGCGTTAGCCAACCCTAAGCACCTTGCGTACTATGGTACCCAGTACCCAACGATATTAGTAACTGACGCTAGCGATACGGGATTAGGCGCAGTACTCCTACAGGTAGTAAGATCGAAACCTAGGCCCATAAGTTATGCGAGTAAGAGTCTTTCCAAAACCGAAAAGAAATACTCAACCCTAGACAAAGAAGCACTAGCCATAGTGTGGGCGACGGAGCCCTATGAAATGTACCTTCGAGGACTAGACTTTACGATCGTAACGGACCACAAGCCTCTAGTAAAAATATTCAGTGAGTCTTCGAAGCCAAACCAACGCCAAGAAAGATGGGTCCTCAGAATGCAATCTTTCCGGTACAGTATTGTTTATTCACCGGGAGAGACAAACATCGCCGATCCCTTGTCGCGTCTTTCCGAATGCGATATAGCAAAAACATTCGACAAACAAACAGAACATGTTTTAAGCGCTATAGTTGAAGTTACTAAACCAACTGCCCTGACTATGTCCGAAATCATTCGTCAATCCCAGGAAGACGAACAAATCCAATGTGTGAGGCGCGCATTGCTGGATGGCGACTGGAACTCGGTTCCTAAAGGGTTCCTTCCATTCAAGACCGAGTTATGCTCAGTGAAAGATGTACTGCTACGAGCTAACAAAATTGTGATCCCAGAAGGACTTCGAGCCGGTGTGCTGGACCTTTCCCACGTAGGTCACCCTGGAAAAGAGAAAATGAAACGTCGATTGAGAGCTGCTGTGTGGTGGCCGGGAATAGACGTGGATGTGGAGAAAAAATGCAGAAGGTGCGTAGAATGTCTAATGGTAAGCCTACCTAACAAACCAGAACCACTCCGTATTCGAGAATTGCCGTCCACTGCTTGGTTCCATTTAAGCGCTGACTTCTTAGGTCCTCTGCCAAACGGAAAATATATCTTCGTTTTGGTGGATCTGTATAGTCGGTTTGTGATTGCTGAATTTATGACCAGAACTACTTCCGCCGATGTTATCCGCTTCCTTAAACAAGTCTTCACAAGAATGGGCCTCCCAACAGTTTTGACCACAGACAATgcgaaaaacttttcaagccAGGAACTCAAGGACTACTGCGTTGACTTCGGTATAAAACTGTCACACACAACACCATACTGGCCAAGCGCAAACGGAGAAGTGGAGAGGCAGAACCGATCTCTGTtaaaggttttgaaaataagCCAACAGAAAGGTACAAATCTGGAGGAAGCCCTACAGGAATACTTATATATGTACTCTGTAACACCACACAGCGTGACCGGGGTTGCCCCCGCAACATTAGTGTTCGGTAGGCGATTCCGTGATCTGTTTCCACATTGGAACGAAGTTGAACCCTTGGACGAAGAAATGCGCGATAGAGATAACATCATCAAACACCAAACGAAGGAGAGTCGGGACAGACGAGTGGGAGCCAAAGAAGCATCTATCCAGGTGGGAGATGAGGTGCTAATGAAAAACACGCTGCCAAGAAATAAACTGTCTCCAACTTTCTTGCCGACTCCCACAACAGTAACTACCAAGCACGGTAGCTCTATCACCGTAAAGGCTCCATCTGGACAAGAGTACACACGAAACAGCTCGCATCTTAAACTCATACCACGAACACAAGAAGAACGTAACCCGGTGTCATCGGATGCCTTTGAAGCTGAAGAGTGGAATAAGGAATCGTCCGGAAGCAGCCGCTCCCGTCCAACGCGTATCACATCTGCACCCAAGAAGTTCGAGGACTACATCATGCAACCGGAAGATAGTGTCTTCGAATAA